The Thermoanaerobaculia bacterium DNA segment GGTCGCCTCGCGCATTCTGCGCCGGTTCGGCGCGACGGTCGAGATCGTGAGCAGCGGCGAGGAGGCGTTGCAGCGCCTCGCCGGGGAAGAGTTCGAGCTCGTGCTGATGGACGTCCAGATGCCCGGTCTCGACGGCTACGAGACGACGCGGCGCATCCGGTCGGACCTCGGGCTCGCCGCCGCGCAGTTGCCGGTGCTGGCGCTCACGGCATCCGTGCTGCCTGAGGAGCGCCGGCGCGCCGCAGCCGCCGGCATGAACGACTTCATCGCCAAGCCGTTCGATCCGCAGCGCATCCGCCAGGTGATCGCGGACCACCTCGCCGCCCGCGGCTGGCATCCGCGAGCGGTCTCTGGCCCGCCGCAGGTCGCGACGAACGATGCCGCCGCCGAGGCCATCAACTGGAGTCGCCTCGAGGCCAGCGCGATGGGGGAGCCAGCGCTGGTCGTCGAGCTTCTCGATCTGTTCATCGAGGACGCTCCGGACGGCGCGACAGCGATCCGGGCGGCCGGCGCGGCCGCCGATGCGCGCCGGCTCGCCGCCGCCGCGCACGCGCTCAAGGCGAGCGCAGGAGCGGTCGGCGCGGCCGGCCTTCAAGCCGCCCTCGCGAGCCTCGAGAGCCTCGCTCCGACCCTCGAGGCCGAGGCGATGGCGGTCGCTGCTGAGGCAGCGGCGAGGCGCTGTCTGCGGGTTGTCGCCGCGCTGCGCGAGGCGCGGCCGCGCTACGCCGCGCGCCTCGGCGAGGCCCAAGGGCCCCGTGACCCTAAAGGAAATGGAGGCTGATGCCGCGCTCGCGCAGGACTCGGCGCAGGCGCCGGCGGTCGCGCAGGTAACCCGCCAGGTGCCAGGTCCACGGGCTTCCGAATGCGGAGGTGGTGCCCGCCGCGATGGCGCGCCGCAAGTCTCCGGCCGTGGATCCGGCGAAGCGCGTCCCGGTCCGGCCGACCACCGAAAGGAAGTGGGCATCGGAGCCCCCGACTTCCGGCAGGCGGCGACCGAGGTGGCGATTGAACAGCTTGGTGTAGGTGTTGCCGCCGATCTCGGTCGGATTCGAGTTGCAGACTTCGACGGCGTCGAACGGGACGCTCGCGATCGCTCGTCCGACTCCTTTCAGCCCGAGCAGGCGCAGCGCGAACGTGAACGGATGCGCCGCGATGGCCACACCTCCCTGATCGTGGATGGCGGCCACGGTTTCGCTGGCGCTCATTCCAGGGGGAATGTCGCGCTCGACCCAGAGGCCGAGGATGTGGCCCTCCTGGCTCGACACCTCGACCCCAGAAATCAGCTCGAGCCGCTCGCCGAGCTCCGGGAAGCGCTCCAGGTGGTCGCGCGCCATCCAGTTGCCCGCCAGGGTGTCGTGGTCGGTGATCGCGATCACCCGCAGCCGGCCCTCGGCCGCGACGGCGTTGACGAGCATCTCCGGCGAGCACATGCCGTCGGAGTAGACGGTGTGGAGGTGAAGGTCGCCGAGGCTCCAGGAAGGCGCACCCGCCACCGGATCCGGCGCGCGCACGACTTCCTGGAGTGACATTCTCGTCAGGGTACCATCCGGCCCCTATTCTTCGTCGAGCTCGATGTCGAGGCGGACTTCCTCGCCGGCACGCACCGAGAAGGTCTGTTCTTCGGACTCCCGGCCCGGTCGCACGACTTCGATCCGGTGTTCGCCGGGATCGACGATCAGGCCTGCCCGCAACCGCGCCAGCTCGCGCCCCGTGCCGAGGAAGCGGCCGTCGAGGTAGACCGAGGCGTCGTCCGGTTCGATCTCGAGCCGGAGGCTCCCCGGCTCGCCGCGCGCGTCGAGGCTGTCCGGCCCCGCCGCCACCCTCTCGTCGCCTTCCGGCGCACCCGTTCCGGACGACTCGTAGCGCCCGGCCTGGGCCTCCTCATAGGCACGCGCCTGCGCTTCGTTCTCACGGTCACGGCGCAGACGCTCCTCCCGGTTCGCGGTCGATTTCGAGACCAGGTCCTGGGGCAGCGTCTCCTGCCCGGGAACCATCGAGTCGTTGACGTCGATGACCAGGCCACCGTAGACCGAGTACTGACGGGAGACGGTCTGGAAACCGGGGGCGAAGATCACCACGTCGTAGGTCCCCTTCTCCAGCCAGAGGAAGTCCGGGAAGCCGTCGAAATCGTCCGCGGTTCCGACCAGGTCGCCGTTGACGTAGACCTGGGCGCTCTCCGGGCTGACGTCGAGGTCGAGCGCACCGTGGGTCGCTCCGACGGCCGGGTAGACCGAGGTGTATCCCCAACCGCCGTAGGCGTAGGGCGCCCCGTACCAGCCGAGCCCGTAACCAGGGTAGCCGTAATAGCCGTAGCCGCCGTAGCCGCCGTAGTAGCCACGGTAGCCACCATAGTAGCCACGATAGCCGCCGTAGTAGCCACGATGGCCCCCGGAGTGGCCGCGATAGCCGTTGTAGTGACCGCCGGAGGAGCCGCCATGGCCGCGATAACCGCCCTGGCTCCCATGGCTCCCGGAGCCACCGCGGTTTCCGCCACCGCTCCCGCCCTGCCCCCCACCCGACTGTGCCACCAGCGCGGTCGCGGGCAACGTCAACGCCGCCGCGAGCGCCAACCTCAGGAAGATGCGTCCAGTTCGATTCCTCATGACCCTACCCTTTCCATTGCGAACGGCCCCTCGCGCCAAGCTCGATGCAGTCCCCGGAGGTAGTGAACGCGAAGGGCCTCCTCCCACATTCCGGGCAGACTCACGGGAAGGAACTGCAAAGCCCGGACCAGGCACTCCCTGCGGAACCGGTGCAGGCGCGAGGGGAGCGGACCGGGACCTTCCGGACCGAGCCCGAGAAAGCCCGCGAGCTCCGGATGTTTGCGCGCGAAGATCACGGCGCTGTAGCCGGCGCGCTCCTGGCGTGCGCAGAAACGCCGGAAATCGGTCGGATGATCGTGCAGGACCCGCGCCCGCGGCTCGTAGACCAGCCGCAGCCCGCGCCGGAAGAGGCGGAAAGCGGCCTCGATGTCCTCCCACGCCGGATCGGGAAAACTCTCGTCGAACGGCTCTTCCAGCAGGAGGTCGCGCGGCAACGACAGGTTCGAAGTGTAGAAGAAGTTGAACGGGACGTTTCGGGAATCGCCGATCAGGGCGTAGCCGAACTGCGGCCCCTGCTCGTTGATGAACTCGAGGAACGGCGTGCGCCGCAGACGTGGGTGCCAGGCGGTGTAACCGATGACCGCCAGCCGGGCCGCGCCCGGACTCGCCTGGTGTTCCGCCCAGTGCGCCGCGAGCCAGCCCGGCTCCGGCACCGTGTCGTCGCCGAGAAAGGCGACGATCGCGCCGGCTGCCGCGGCGACGCCGCGATTGCGCGCCGCGGCCGGACCCCTGTTCTGCTGCCGCAGCCGGCGCACCGGGTGCGCCGTCGCGCGCTCCCCCAGCCAGTCGAAGGTGCCGTCGGTCGAGCCGTCGTCCACGACCACGATCTCGAACGGCGGCGCTCCCTGCTGGTCGTCGAGCGCCTGCAGCACTTCGCCGAGAATGCGCCGCCGGTTGAAGGTCGGAATGACCACCGAGACATCGCAGGCCGGGCAGGCGGCGCTGGCCCGGCCGGCCCCGCCGGTCACCGCGCGTCCTCCCCGGGCAGCTCCATCACCTCGGAGAGGGTGGCGCGCGCCAGCACCGGGCTCGCCGGCAGGAGACTCGAGAATCCTGAGCTCGCAAACAGCGCCTCGTCGCCGAGATAGGTCGGAACCAGGTAGAGCGGGAAGCGCTCGCAGAGCTCGCGGTCGGAGCGCCGGCGTCGCTGCCGCGCGACCTCGCGTACTGCCGCGGCGTCGTCGAGCACGGCGAGAAAGAGGCTCATGGCGCGCAGGTGCGAGAGCGCCTGCGGATGCGAGAGCTCGAAGCCGCCGCCGGCGACGACGCGACGCAGCCGACGCGAGATCCGCCCCCAGACACGACGGGTGAACTCGGCCGGCCCGAGCCGCCGGAGCTTGCCGAGCCAGGACGGATCCAGACCCCCGGCCGCGGCGCCCGCCGCGTCACGGCTCGTCACCGCGCCGGTGAACGGATCGCGCCGCAGAAGCTCCGCCGCCCCGGAGTTCCCCGCCACGACGATCGACTCGAGGCGCGCCAGGAAGGTCAGCAGGATCGCCGGCATGAGCTGCGGCCAGAGCTCGTCGTCGAGGTTCTTGTAGGCGTTGAGCAGGGCGTTGCGCTCGAACAGCGAGCCACGCACGAACGGCCCGACACGATCGCTCGTGGCGGCCGAGCGGTGACGGACGACGGCTTCGCCACAGGCTTCGATGCGCTCGCCGCCGGCCCAGAGCCGCCAGCCGAGATCGACGTCCTCGAGATAGGCGAAGTACGCGGGGTCGAAACCGCCAGCCGCCAGAAAGGAGCGCCGCCGCACGAGCATGTTCGCGCCGCAGGCGAAGGCGAGCTCCTCGCCGCTCGCCGGCATCCTCGCTGTCGCGAAGGAGCGGCGAAAGTCGAGCTGAAAGGCGTGGCCGTCGAACGTCCGCAAGCCGTAGCCGAAGTCGAGCCGCTCGCCCTCCCAGTCGACGAGCCGCCCGCCGATGGCCGCGACATCCGGGGCGGCAGCGGCCGCCGCGTCGGCGAGCGCCGCGAGCCAATCGGGCGCGGGGTGGGTGTCGTTGTTGAGCAGGATCAGGAAGTCGCCTTCGGCGAGGTCGGCGAGCCGGTTGTTGGCGGCGGCGAAGCCGAGGTTCGTCGGACTCTCGACCAGCCGCACCCAGGGGTGGTGCACGCGCACCCAGTCCGCGGTGCCGTCGCGCGAGCCGTTGTCGAGCAGCAACAGTTCCCATTCGCAACCCGGATCGCGCTGCGCGGCGACCGCCGGCAGGCAGATCTCGAGGTGCCTCCGGCCGTTCCAGCTCGCGACGAGGATCGAGAGCCTGCGCTGGCTGGCGGACATCACTCAGCCCGGCCCCTGCCCGCTGGCGCCGCCGCGAAGTCTCTCGACCCAGCGATGCAGCCGCCAGGCGCGCGTCCCTTCCATCTCGCGGATCAGGGCGTTCAGGCGGGTGATCTCGGCGCGGGCCCGCTGCAGATCGAGGGCGAGCTCCGGCACGCTCCCGCCCACCTCCGCGACCAGGGAGGCGAGGTCGCGCCCACGGAAATCTCCGGCCGCGAGGCAGCGATAGCCCTCGGCCAGCTTCACTTCCGGTGTGAGGGTGTGGGTGCGAAACTGACGCAGCCCCATTCCGGCCCGCAGATACGGGTGGCGCTCCTCCTGCGAGGCGTAGATCGCCATCGCCCGCTCGAGCTTCTCTTGACAGTCGCTGACGTCGACGAGCCGGTCGGGATATCCGGGATGGTTCACCTCGTAGAGCCAGACTTCGAGCCCGCGCGCCGCCGCCGCGAGCGCGGCGTCTTCGCCAGCGGTGGAGAGAACATCGAAGAGCGCGGCGAAGGCGGCACGGTGATCCTCGGAGACCTCGAGCGGCGACGGCACGAGGACGAGGCCGGGGCGCTCCGCGAGGAGGCGCTCGCGGATCGCCGCAGCAGCCTCGGCGCGTCCCGCGGCGAGCGCACCGTCGCGGATTCCGAGCACCGCCATGCCGGCGCAGCCGAAGAGACGGATCACCTCTTCCGCCTCTCGCCGGCGGCGTGCTGCGTAGGCCAGGCGATCGTCGATCTCCTCGATTCCGCCGGAGCCGTCGGTGAGGAAGAGCACCTGCACCGGCGCGCCGGCCGCGGCCAATGCGAGGAGGAGACCGCCGCAGCCCAGCACTTCGTCGTCGAAGTGGGGCGCCAGGACGAGCGTCCGGACCGCGGCCGCGGCGCTCGTCCTGCCGGGGGGCTGCGGCGGGCGGATCAAGGGGTCCGCAGGGGGCCGTTCGGCTCGCCACGATGGCGCCAACGGATCTTCAGAACGTCGGCCAGCATCCGCGCCGAGTCGCGCAGGGCGTGAACACTGGAAGCCGGAGAGTCGTGCCAGGCGACGCCGACCTCCCGGACGACGGCGCCGCGCCGCCGGGCGAGCCAGACGAGCTCGACGTCGAAGGCGAAGCGGTCGATCTGCATGTCGGCGAACAGGGAGCGCGCGAGATCGCCGCGCAGCAGCTTGAAGCCGCACTGGGTGTCACGGATGCCGCCCACGGCGACGACCCGCACGACGACGTTGAACAACCGCCCCATGAGCTCGCGATAGGCCGGCTGCCGCCGGGTGATCTTCGAGTCGGCCACGCCGCGACTTCCCAGCACCAGACCCGCATCCGAGAGATGCGGACGCAGGCGCTCATACTCTTCGATCGGCGTGGAGAGGTCGGCGTCGCAGAGCAGGACTTCGGCGCCGGTGCTGGCGAGGACGCCGGCCCGCAGCGCTGCACCCTTGCCCTGGTTCTCCGCGAGCCGCAGCCAGCGGATCTCGCGGTACGCAGGCTCCAGTGCAAGCCTGCCGGTGCCGTCCGTGCTGCCGTCGTCGACCACCAGGATCTCCGCGCCGCCCGGCAGGCTTCGGGCGTAGGCCAGGAGCCGATCGAGGGTCGGACCGATGCGTGCCGCCTCGTTGTAGGCGGGGACGACGATGGAGAGCTGCGGGTCCATCGCTGGATTCTACGGCCTGCAGCACCTGGCGTGCAGGCTTCAGGCCCGCGGCGCAAAACGGTTCAGAAGTGATCCGAGTCGCCCATGGTCAGATAGAAACTCCCGAGCACCTGGGGCACGGTCACCCGCCGGTCGAAGGCGATGGCGCTCAGCCGGAGGACCGGCTCTGGAACCTGGGCGAAGCCCTCGCTGAGGAGCACGCTCGCCGCCTCGCCGTCGCCGCGCAGCCAGAGGTCGACGGCGGTTGCGCCCCGATCGCGGGCGCGCTCCGACACGGCGGCGACCAGGTCGGCGAGATCGGCCGGGCGCTCGCCGTCCCAGACGAGGTCGACCCAGTGCGCGACCTCGCCTCCGGAAGCGAGCACGGCCCAGGCCCGGGTCTCGCCAGCGCGACGCACCCCGATCTGAACGTAGCGCCCTCCCGGGCGGCGTTCGTAGCGCCAGCGGAACCAGGCGGCATCGCGCACCGTCGCGCACGGGTAGCGATCGCGGCTGCGGCGCCAGAGCCGGTCGGCGGCGTGGGCGTCGAAGCCTTCCGAGATCCAGCTCCGCGCCGGGAACCGGCTGCGGCCGGGCGCGCTCGCGCGCTGCAGGCGAACGAGCGCCGCCGGCTCGAAGTAGTGGCCGGTAACGGCGCCGGCACGTTGGTGGCGCTCACCGGGGAAGCCGTAGACGAAGCCGACCGGGGCAGCGCCATCGGCACCGGCGCATTCGGCGAGAAATCGCTCCATGGTGCTCTGGAACGGACCGCCGCGCGGGCCGAGCGCCCGCCGGCGGCGCGAGAAGACGTCGACGATCTGCGCCGCCGGCATCGGCTCACCCCCCCAGACGGCGTCCACCGTGATGGCCGCATACTGGCAGGCGAGCTCACCGTCGCCGTCGAACGCCAGCAGGATGCGCGAGCCGCGCGGCGGCTCGAGAAACTTCCAGCGCCACTCGGCGAGGGAACGCTCGCTTCGAAAGACCTCCGCGAAAGCCCGCTGGATCGCGGACTCGTCCCCGGGGGCATAGGCACGCAGGCTGAAACCGTGGTCGCTCATCGCGCCTGTGCGGTGTCGTCGCGGACGAGGTGCACCGGCGCCGACTCCCGGC contains these protein-coding regions:
- a CDS encoding CehA/McbA family metallohydrolase, which codes for MSLQEVVRAPDPVAGAPSWSLGDLHLHTVYSDGMCSPEMLVNAVAAEGRLRVIAITDHDTLAGNWMARDHLERFPELGERLELISGVEVSSQEGHILGLWVERDIPPGMSASETVAAIHDQGGVAIAAHPFTFALRLLGLKGVGRAIASVPFDAVEVCNSNPTEIGGNTYTKLFNRHLGRRLPEVGGSDAHFLSVVGRTGTRFAGSTAGDLRRAIAAGTTSAFGSPWTWHLAGYLRDRRRLRRVLRERGISLHFL
- a CDS encoding PEGA domain-containing protein; the protein is MRNRTGRIFLRLALAAALTLPATALVAQSGGGQGGSGGGNRGGSGSHGSQGGYRGHGGSSGGHYNGYRGHSGGHRGYYGGYRGYYGGYRGYYGGYGGYGYYGYPGYGLGWYGAPYAYGGWGYTSVYPAVGATHGALDLDVSPESAQVYVNGDLVGTADDFDGFPDFLWLEKGTYDVVIFAPGFQTVSRQYSVYGGLVIDVNDSMVPGQETLPQDLVSKSTANREERLRRDRENEAQARAYEEAQAGRYESSGTGAPEGDERVAAGPDSLDARGEPGSLRLEIEPDDASVYLDGRFLGTGRELARLRAGLIVDPGEHRIEVVRPGRESEEQTFSVRAGEEVRLDIELDEE
- a CDS encoding glycosyltransferase, translated to MTGGAGRASAACPACDVSVVIPTFNRRRILGEVLQALDDQQGAPPFEIVVVDDGSTDGTFDWLGERATAHPVRRLRQQNRGPAAARNRGVAAAAGAIVAFLGDDTVPEPGWLAAHWAEHQASPGAARLAVIGYTAWHPRLRRTPFLEFINEQGPQFGYALIGDSRNVPFNFFYTSNLSLPRDLLLEEPFDESFPDPAWEDIEAAFRLFRRGLRLVYEPRARVLHDHPTDFRRFCARQERAGYSAVIFARKHPELAGFLGLGPEGPGPLPSRLHRFRRECLVRALQFLPVSLPGMWEEALRVHYLRGLHRAWREGPFAMERVGS
- a CDS encoding glycosyltransferase family 2 protein; amino-acid sequence: MSASQRRLSILVASWNGRRHLEICLPAVAAQRDPGCEWELLLLDNGSRDGTADWVRVHHPWVRLVESPTNLGFAAANNRLADLAEGDFLILLNNDTHPAPDWLAALADAAAAAAPDVAAIGGRLVDWEGERLDFGYGLRTFDGHAFQLDFRRSFATARMPASGEELAFACGANMLVRRRSFLAAGGFDPAYFAYLEDVDLGWRLWAGGERIEACGEAVVRHRSAATSDRVGPFVRGSLFERNALLNAYKNLDDELWPQLMPAILLTFLARLESIVVAGNSGAAELLRRDPFTGAVTSRDAAGAAAGGLDPSWLGKLRRLGPAEFTRRVWGRISRRLRRVVAGGGFELSHPQALSHLRAMSLFLAVLDDAAAVREVARQRRRRSDRELCERFPLYLVPTYLGDEALFASSGFSSLLPASPVLARATLSEVMELPGEDAR
- a CDS encoding PIG-L family deacetylase — its product is MIRPPQPPGRTSAAAAVRTLVLAPHFDDEVLGCGGLLLALAAAGAPVQVLFLTDGSGGIEEIDDRLAYAARRRREAEEVIRLFGCAGMAVLGIRDGALAAGRAEAAAAIRERLLAERPGLVLVPSPLEVSEDHRAAFAALFDVLSTAGEDAALAAAARGLEVWLYEVNHPGYPDRLVDVSDCQEKLERAMAIYASQEERHPYLRAGMGLRQFRTHTLTPEVKLAEGYRCLAAGDFRGRDLASLVAEVGGSVPELALDLQRARAEITRLNALIREMEGTRAWRLHRWVERLRGGASGQGPG
- a CDS encoding glycosyltransferase family 2 protein; this translates as MDPQLSIVVPAYNEAARIGPTLDRLLAYARSLPGGAEILVVDDGSTDGTGRLALEPAYREIRWLRLAENQGKGAALRAGVLASTGAEVLLCDADLSTPIEEYERLRPHLSDAGLVLGSRGVADSKITRRQPAYRELMGRLFNVVVRVVAVGGIRDTQCGFKLLRGDLARSLFADMQIDRFAFDVELVWLARRRGAVVREVGVAWHDSPASSVHALRDSARMLADVLKIRWRHRGEPNGPLRTP
- a CDS encoding GNAT family N-acetyltransferase; the protein is MSDHGFSLRAYAPGDESAIQRAFAEVFRSERSLAEWRWKFLEPPRGSRILLAFDGDGELACQYAAITVDAVWGGEPMPAAQIVDVFSRRRRALGPRGGPFQSTMERFLAECAGADGAAPVGFVYGFPGERHQRAGAVTGHYFEPAALVRLQRASAPGRSRFPARSWISEGFDAHAADRLWRRSRDRYPCATVRDAAWFRWRYERRPGGRYVQIGVRRAGETRAWAVLASGGEVAHWVDLVWDGERPADLADLVAAVSERARDRGATAVDLWLRGDGEAASVLLSEGFAQVPEPVLRLSAIAFDRRVTVPQVLGSFYLTMGDSDHF